From the genome of Acidaminococcus sp.:
GAGACGGTCAAAGCGGGAGATATCTTCGTTGTCCGTCCCGGTGAAAATATCCCTGTCGACGGCGAAGTCATCAAAGGTGAAAGTGCTGTCAATGAAGCGGCTCTGACAGGCGAAAGCCTGCCGGTTGATAAGAAGCCGGGCGACAAGGTCCAGACGGCTACGACGAACCAGTCCGGATACCTGGAATGCCGCGCAACCCGCGTCGGCGAGGACACGACCCTTTCGCAGATTATTAAACTTGTCAGCGATGCTTCGGCAACGAAGGCCCCGATTGCCCGTATTGCCGATAAGGTTTCCATGTACTTTGTTCCGACCATCATCGGTCTGGCTGTCATCGCAACCATCGGCTGGCTTGTGGCAGGGGCTACCGTAGGACAGGCTATTGCCCGCGGTATTGCTATCCTCGTCATTGCCTGCCCGTGCGCTCTGGGTCTCGCAACACCGGTTGCTATCATGGTTGGCAACGGCGTCGGTGCTAAAAACGGCATCCTCTTTAAGACGTCCGAATCCCTTGAAGTGGCAGGGAAGGTCAGCATTGTAGCACTTGATAAGACGGGAACCATCACTAAAGGGGAACCGAAGGTGACGGACATTGTTCCTGCTGCCGGCGTCTCCGAAGCAGAGCTCCTGGAAGCTGCTAATGATCTTGAACAAAAATCCGAGCATCCTCTGGCTCGTGCTATCGTTGAAGAGGCAGAAAATCGGAATCTTACGGCTCACCCCGTGGATCAGTTCTCCATCCTGCCGGGCAACGGCCTGACAGCGCAGCGGGAAGGGAGCAAGCTGATCGGCGGCAGCCTTTCTTATATCAAATCTGTGACGGCTCTTGATAAGAGCCTTGAAGAAAAGGCGGAAGAACTGGCCGGCCGCGGCCGTACGCCGCTTCTCTTTGCCCGCGATGGTTCTCCTTTGGGTATCATTGCCGTCGCTGATGTTATCAAGGAAGATTCTCCGAAGGCCATTAAGGAACTGCAGAATATGGGCATCACGGTTGTTATGCTGACCGGCGATAATGAAAAGACCGCTGCAAGCATTGGCCGTGAAGCCGGTGTGGACCGCGTCATTGCCGGTGTCCTCCCTGATGGGAAGGAATCTGTCATCCGTGAGCTCCAGAAATACGGAAAAGTTGCTATGGTCGGTGACGGTATCAACGATGCACCTGCTCTTACGCGGGCTGATATCGGCATTGCCATTGGAGCCGGTGCCGATGTAGCCATTGATTCAGCCGATATCGTCCTCATGAACAGCAAACTTACCGATGTTTCGGCTGCCGTTCGCCTCAGCCGGAGTACCGTCAGAAATATCCATGAAAACCTCTTCTGGGCGTTCTTCTATAACATGATCTGCATTCCTCTTGCCGCCGGTCTTGTCGCCGGTATCAAGATGAACCCGATGGTAGGTGCCGCGGCGATGAGTCTTTCAAGCTTCACGGTATGCATGAATGCACTGCGTCTTAACCTTACGAAGGTTCATGATCCCAGTGGGGATAAGAAGCGTCAGGGCGTGACTATTGGTGAAGTCAAAGTCGCAAGACCGGCCGTCAAGGCAGTTCCTCAGGCCGCAAAAGCTGTAGAGGAGGCAGACCTTGTCGTAACGGGTATGACTTGCGAACACTGCGAAGCTCACGTGAAAAAAGCCTTGGAAGACCTCTCCGGTATTGAAAGTGCCAAGGCAGATCACACGACGAATAACGTTCACGTAGCGCTGAGTGCACCACTTGATGAAAAGGCTGTAAAGGAAGCCATTACGAATGCCGGCTACACCTATGAAGGCGTGAAGGCTAAAGCCGAACCGAAGACGGAAGAAGCTGACCTCGTTGTGACGGGTATGATGTGCGCCCACTGCGAAGGTACCGTGAAAAAGGCCCTGGAGGGACTTTCCGGTATCGTAAGCGCCCAGGCGGATCATACGAAGAATAATGTTCACGTGACGTTCAGTGCGCCTCTTGATGAAAAGACTGTCAAAGAAGCTGTTGCCAAGGCGGGTTATACCTATGAAGGTATGGCCCCTGCGGCAAAGGGCGCCGGCGAATCGGCCCTGACTCTCCACGTGACGGGTATGATGTGTGCCCACTGCGAAGGCCGTGTCAAGAAGGCTCTCGAAAGTCTTCCTGAAATCAAGGAAGCTGTCCCTAATCATGAAACGGGAGAAGTAGCTGTGACATTGACGGGACCGTTCCCGAAGGAAGCCGCTCAGAAAGCAATTGAGAAGGCGGGGTATGAACTCGTCTCTTAAAAAAGAACGCGAGTCGCAGGCCGCTGGCCGCACTGTAGGAAACAAACCGTAAACGGTTAAAAAATGAAAACAGAGTGAAGCGATGAAAAGTCGTTCCACTCTGTTTTTTTGTGTGTGTAAAAATTTACTAGCTGCGGGGCACCGTTTGCTGAGGCATGAGTCAGGGTTTTTAGACACGCTCCGTAAAGAAAAATTCAGGTTTGAGAACAAATAAATCCGGGTTGAGGACAGTAATGAATTGTGAATTTTTTGTGAACTCGTGTACACGAAAAATAAGTCAAAGGAAAAAATCCAAGGTTTTTATCAGAATAGGAATTGTTATTAAAACAGAATATCCAATATTTTAAGAGTATTTTTTTGTACTTTAAAAATAAAGAAAACGTTAAATTCCATTTGCAGAGTTGAATATGGCAGACGATGTTACCCTTGACGGCATTATTGAGGCTGACGAAACTTTTTTCGCCATCTCGTACAAGGGCAATCATAGCAAGAGTAAGACATTTGCTATGCCACGCAAGGCTCATAAGCGTGGTCATTCTACACATATCAGAGGCTTGTCCCAAGAAAAGGTATGTGTTCCTTGTGCGGTTAATAGGAATGGCTTGTCTATCTCCAAGATTACGAATACTGGTAGAGTTTCTACAAGAGATTTACATCATATTTATGATGGTAGGATTAAGACCAATTCCACTCTTGTTACGGACAAGATGAACTCCTATGTGAGATTTACAAATGCCAATGGCATTGACCTTGTGCAGTTAAAGACTGGCAAAGCCAAGAAAGGCATTTATAATATCCAACATATCAATAGCTACCATAGCCAGCTAAAGAGGTTTATGCGTGGCTTTAACGGTGTTTCTACCAAGTATCTGAACAACTATCTTGTGTGGAATAACCTTGTAAATTACGCCAAAGAAAGCGACATGGAGAAAAGGAACATCTTCTTAACTTTTGTTTTGGCAACATTGAAAACTGCTAAATGCAGAGATTTATCAAACAGACCAGCAGTTCCTCTGGTCGCCTAATTAGAATTTGTGGAGATGATAAGATGGTCAATATAACAGATGTAAAACAGATTCTTCAATTTGCAATAGATGCGGAGATTAAAGTCTTTCTTGATGGTGGCTGGGGTGTAGATGCTCTTCTTGGATATCAGTCAAGAGCCCATAATGATATTGACATTTTTGTAGAAAAGAACGATTATCAGAACTTTATAGAAATAATGAAAGCTAATGGCTTTTATGAGATTAAGATGGAATATACAACATTGAACCATACTGTATGGGAAGATTTGAAAAACAGAATTATTGATTTGCATTGTTTTGAATATACGGACGAAGGTGAAATTCTTTATGATGGGGATTGTTTTCCGGTAGAAACTTTTTCGGGTAAAGGAAGAATTGAGGAAATAGAGGTTTCCTGTATTGAACCATATAGTCAAGTAATGTTCCATCTGGGATACGAGTTTGATGAAAATGATGCACATGATGTGAAGTTATTGTGTGAGACACTTCATATCGAAATTCCAAATGAGTATAGATAACTGCAAATAACAGTTTGTAGGGGAGTTCTGATACTCCCCTATAAAAATGGCTATTTATCAACTGTTTGTTGTGACATAGCCATAAAATTAAACAGATAAGAAATGATAAAAAGAATTTTTTATAATAAATGAATAGTTTTTAAGAATGCTTACAATTAGTAAAAACCTTGATTTATCCATATTTGAAAGGCAAGAATTTCCCTGTTATTGCCAAGTTTCCTGTCCTTCATGTATAATATGATGTAATTGTTTTATATTAAAAGAAAAGTTAAGATAAATAAAATCAGAATTGTTTTTCATGGCATTCCATGGAAGGAGAAACGGGGGGAAGAATAGCAGCATGGCAGCGCAGAATCACATATGGTCACGGAATGGTGTCGCAATTGACAAAGACTTCATCCATGACGACGTAATCAATCCCGAAGAAGCTTTCCAGCAGCTGATGTTTCAATTCAGCCAGCATTTTGGCGGGAAGAGCATTTATATACTCGAAAAAATAGGTCCCGATAACTTTACCATGACTCATGAATGGAAAGTTGCTTCGAATACGGCGCAGGAGCTTCACAGTGTTTTCTCTTCCGATGAAGTAGGAAAACGCTTTCCCGGTATCTGGGAAAAAGAAGTTGTTGAGACTTCGGAAGCCTATGCAGCGCTTCTCAAGCGATATGACAACGTGGTTGGCCTCATCGTTTTTGAAAAGGAAGAAAAGAAAGATTCCCGGAATCTCCTGCAGACGGTTCGTCTTATGGGCTTTTTCGTTTCCACCCTGCTGTACTACTGGAAGCTTATTGAACGGCTCCATACTTTGGGCTATATAGATGTGCTCACAGGAGTCGGAAATTTCAACAGTCTTTTGTCAGCGTTGGACCATTTGCCCGATGAGGAGAGTCTTGGTGTGATTTTTGCCGATGTGTCGGGGCTTAAGCAAGTCAACGATAATTACGGACATGAAGCAGGCAATGAACTCCTGAAAAAAGTGACAGGAAGTTCGATACGAGTCTTCCCTAAGCAGCATGTGTTCCGCGTCGGCGGCGATGAATTCATTATTCTCGAGGGAGGCATAAAGGAAGACGAATTCTCCAGGAAGGTACGGGAACTTCGCCTTCTCATGAAATCCCGCAAAATCGATATTGCATTGGGATCCGTATGGGTGCCTGAGTTTACCATGGATTTTTCGGTCCTCAAGAATCAGGCGGATTGGAAAATGTATGAAGAAAAGCGTTCCTTCTACCAGAAGAAAGGGAAGGAACTGCCCATTTATCAGCCCAGCAGTCCGGAGGAAATCGGTTTGCGCGTCAATTGCGATATTGTACCTTCACCTTTCTTCATTTTTGAAGTGGAACGGGATAAGACGGATGCCATTACAGATATCCGCATCGAGGCCGTGAACAAGGCCTTTGCGGACTTGTTTGATATGAGACCGGACGAGTGGACCAATCGCTCCATTTTACCGCTCCTTAATGCAGCGGATCAGCCGGTTTGGAGCTACATTCACAAGATGGCCAACGAGAAGGAAAACGTGACATTCCGTATCAATAGCCGGTGCCTCAAGCAGGAAATGATGGCTTCCATGAAGATGACGTCCCGACGTTATGGAACTTTTGTTATGATGCCTGTCGGGGACGCAAGCGCAACGATGTCATAACCTGTGAGCAAAGAAGGACTTCCTATGAAAAATCATATAGAAGAACTAGCAAAGTTAAATGAAGAGAGAGGCAATCGCCTGGATAGTACCAGTGATTTCTGGATGCAGGCTGAGGCGCTTCAGAAGGAACTGCTGCAGGAAGGAAAGAAAGCCTATTATATTTTCCTCGACCTTGAAAACTTCCGCTTTATCAATATGCGCGGGGATATCAGTGAAGGGGCTCACCTTCTTCAGGAAGTCTCTGTCTTGATTCATAAGGCTTTTCCTGATGCCCTCATTACGAGAGGGGATTCCATCCAGTTTGCCGTGGTGACCGGTGTACCTGACGTGAAAGAACGCCTCGTGGCGCTGCATAAAAAGGCTCTTGAACTGCGCAGCAACAACCAGATCGACCTTAAGGTCGGCATCTATGCCGTCACGAGTCCCGATGTCAGCCCGATTACAGCATCGGACTACGCCAAGGCGGCCTGCGCCCATATGAAGCAGGATTACCAGGCTGTATATCGTGAGTATGACGCCGAACTTCATGAGCAGCTTACGATTGATAACTATGTCGTTACTCATCTGGACGATGCCATCAGGCATCACGATAGCAAGGTCTTTTTTCAGCCCATCGTAAGAACACTTACGTGCAGAGCCTGTGCTGCCGAAGCACTTGCCCGCTGGGAGGATCCTGTCTATGGACTCCTGGTCCCGGGTGTTTTTATCGAACCGCTGGAATCAACGCAGCTTATCACCAAATTAGACCTCTATATTGCGGAAGAAGTCTGCCGCATGTACCACAATCTCCAGATACATCGGGACATTGACCTGCCTATTTCTCTTAATTTTTCCCGTACAGATTTTCAGCGCTGCCATGTCCGTCAAAGATTAGATCAGCTCCGGGCCCGCTACGGCGTGCCGGAGCATGCCATTTGCGTTGAAATTACAGAACGGGATTTTGGCGGGGATGACGTTGATGCTTTGAGAAAACAGATTAAGGATCTCCGTGATCATGGCTACGAAGTCTGGATGGACGATTTCGGAAGCGGTTTCTCGTCTCTGAGCCTCCTTAAGGATCTTGATGTGGATCTTGTGAAGTTTGACCTGCGCTTCCTTGTCGGAAGCGGCAATATCAACCGGGGCAATTTTATCATCGGTGCTCTTATTGCCATGGTAAAGCAGCTCGGTATGAAGACCCTTGTCGAAGGGGTCGAAACGGAGGAACAGCTGGAATATCTTCAGAGTGTAGGCTGCGAACGGATGCAGGGCTACCTCTACAGCAAACCGATTCCCTTTGCTGAACTTATGAAGCTCGCCATCTGGGATACGGATGAAACGGCTGAAAATAAACGTTATTACAATGCGGTCGGCTGCTGCAACATGGTTCAGGCTATGCCTGAATCCGTGACCCGGGGCTGGAACGACAAACAGGTTTTGCCTTCTTTGCCGGCTTGTGTCGTTGAATATCGTGAAGGTCAGTTGTGCCTTCTGGGGTCGAATGCGGCGTTTAATGCCCGTGAGGGACTGCAGAAATTCCGTGACCCTGAGGCTTTCAATGAATTCCTGGGGCGGGCCGGAGCTCTGTTCCGCTGGAATCTGCTCCGCGGAATCAAGCAGTGCGAGAAAAATCACGGCAGCGCAACGATTGAAGTCTTCACTCATAATGAATTCTGCACGCTGCGCCTTGATCCGATTGCCCGCAACGAAAGTAACGGTGCCAGAGCTTTTCTGATGATTCTTACGAGTGTCCGCAGTTCGGCCTTCAAGGAAAGACAAGCAGCTGTCCAAAGTATTATGAACGGGATATTTTCTATCTTTGACAGTTTCTTTGAACTCAATCTTACAAACCAGACCGTTCACCGAATCAAGAATGGCATGAGCCTTACGAGTGAACTCGAACGGCTCCCATTGCCCCTTTTTCTTCGGGAATGGGCACAGCAGCATGTTTATACGGAAGATTGGAAACGCTTTCTCGAGTTTTATGATGTGGCGACACTGGTACCGCGCATCAATCAGTCCGGATGTGGTTATTTGTCGACGCTTTTCCGCGTGACCCACAGCGAACGAAGTGAAAGCAACGGATGGCAGCTCCATCTGCTCTGGCTTTCCGGAGAATCTTCCGACATTGAGGTTCACTGCGGAACCATTGATTTGCGGCAGCCCGTAGGCGTCGTCATGCCCAGTTACGCAGGAATCCCTGGGGAGCGGGAAAGCTCCGGCATTGAGGATAAAGGGGCAGCGATTGCACCGGATGTACTGTGAGACGCACTCATCCATCTGCCCAATATGATTGTGTATTGGAAGGATACGAAAGGCC
Proteins encoded in this window:
- a CDS encoding heavy metal translocating P-type ATPase, which gives rise to MKQFKVEGMTCASCQAHVEKAVASVPGVKSVSVSLLTNSMGVEGTAADEAIIKAVEDAGYGAAPKDGTAVSKKAAEEDALKDTETPKLKRRLAYSIGFLLVLMYLTMGHNMLNFPLPAFLEGNLFGMGITQMLLALIVMFINRAFFVSGFKSLRHLAPNMDTLVALGSGVSFLWSLYVLYNLTYLSSQGWAYSELFPIYRSDLYFESAAMIPALITVGKTLESISKGRTTDALKGLMKLSPKTAVLLIDGKEQTVPIETVKAGDIFVVRPGENIPVDGEVIKGESAVNEAALTGESLPVDKKPGDKVQTATTNQSGYLECRATRVGEDTTLSQIIKLVSDASATKAPIARIADKVSMYFVPTIIGLAVIATIGWLVAGATVGQAIARGIAILVIACPCALGLATPVAIMVGNGVGAKNGILFKTSESLEVAGKVSIVALDKTGTITKGEPKVTDIVPAAGVSEAELLEAANDLEQKSEHPLARAIVEEAENRNLTAHPVDQFSILPGNGLTAQREGSKLIGGSLSYIKSVTALDKSLEEKAEELAGRGRTPLLFARDGSPLGIIAVADVIKEDSPKAIKELQNMGITVVMLTGDNEKTAASIGREAGVDRVIAGVLPDGKESVIRELQKYGKVAMVGDGINDAPALTRADIGIAIGAGADVAIDSADIVLMNSKLTDVSAAVRLSRSTVRNIHENLFWAFFYNMICIPLAAGLVAGIKMNPMVGAAAMSLSSFTVCMNALRLNLTKVHDPSGDKKRQGVTIGEVKVARPAVKAVPQAAKAVEEADLVVTGMTCEHCEAHVKKALEDLSGIESAKADHTTNNVHVALSAPLDEKAVKEAITNAGYTYEGVKAKAEPKTEEADLVVTGMMCAHCEGTVKKALEGLSGIVSAQADHTKNNVHVTFSAPLDEKTVKEAVAKAGYTYEGMAPAAKGAGESALTLHVTGMMCAHCEGRVKKALESLPEIKEAVPNHETGEVAVTLTGPFPKEAAQKAIEKAGYELVS
- the lnu(C) gene encoding lincosamide nucleotidyltransferase Lnu(C); translation: MVNITDVKQILQFAIDAEIKVFLDGGWGVDALLGYQSRAHNDIDIFVEKNDYQNFIEIMKANGFYEIKMEYTTLNHTVWEDLKNRIIDLHCFEYTDEGEILYDGDCFPVETFSGKGRIEEIEVSCIEPYSQVMFHLGYEFDENDAHDVKLLCETLHIEIPNEYR
- a CDS encoding GGDEF domain-containing protein, yielding MAAQNHIWSRNGVAIDKDFIHDDVINPEEAFQQLMFQFSQHFGGKSIYILEKIGPDNFTMTHEWKVASNTAQELHSVFSSDEVGKRFPGIWEKEVVETSEAYAALLKRYDNVVGLIVFEKEEKKDSRNLLQTVRLMGFFVSTLLYYWKLIERLHTLGYIDVLTGVGNFNSLLSALDHLPDEESLGVIFADVSGLKQVNDNYGHEAGNELLKKVTGSSIRVFPKQHVFRVGGDEFIILEGGIKEDEFSRKVRELRLLMKSRKIDIALGSVWVPEFTMDFSVLKNQADWKMYEEKRSFYQKKGKELPIYQPSSPEEIGLRVNCDIVPSPFFIFEVERDKTDAITDIRIEAVNKAFADLFDMRPDEWTNRSILPLLNAADQPVWSYIHKMANEKENVTFRINSRCLKQEMMASMKMTSRRYGTFVMMPVGDASATMS
- a CDS encoding EAL domain-containing protein, whose translation is MKNHIEELAKLNEERGNRLDSTSDFWMQAEALQKELLQEGKKAYYIFLDLENFRFINMRGDISEGAHLLQEVSVLIHKAFPDALITRGDSIQFAVVTGVPDVKERLVALHKKALELRSNNQIDLKVGIYAVTSPDVSPITASDYAKAACAHMKQDYQAVYREYDAELHEQLTIDNYVVTHLDDAIRHHDSKVFFQPIVRTLTCRACAAEALARWEDPVYGLLVPGVFIEPLESTQLITKLDLYIAEEVCRMYHNLQIHRDIDLPISLNFSRTDFQRCHVRQRLDQLRARYGVPEHAICVEITERDFGGDDVDALRKQIKDLRDHGYEVWMDDFGSGFSSLSLLKDLDVDLVKFDLRFLVGSGNINRGNFIIGALIAMVKQLGMKTLVEGVETEEQLEYLQSVGCERMQGYLYSKPIPFAELMKLAIWDTDETAENKRYYNAVGCCNMVQAMPESVTRGWNDKQVLPSLPACVVEYREGQLCLLGSNAAFNAREGLQKFRDPEAFNEFLGRAGALFRWNLLRGIKQCEKNHGSATIEVFTHNEFCTLRLDPIARNESNGARAFLMILTSVRSSAFKERQAAVQSIMNGIFSIFDSFFELNLTNQTVHRIKNGMSLTSELERLPLPLFLREWAQQHVYTEDWKRFLEFYDVATLVPRINQSGCGYLSTLFRVTHSERSESNGWQLHLLWLSGESSDIEVHCGTIDLRQPVGVVMPSYAGIPGERESSGIEDKGAAIAPDVL